In Micromonospora sp. NBC_01813, the following are encoded in one genomic region:
- the murJ gene encoding murein biosynthesis integral membrane protein MurJ, with the protein MTTAAVATRVAGAAALITVLTVASRLAGFGRTAVFAWSVGPTDLGDIYMLANIIPNIAFEIVVGGALASLVVPLLAGAVAAGERSVVSATTSALLTWTLSLLIPLAVVVALCAGPIVRLLADQASPEQIDAGVLMLRLFAPQLPLYGIAVVLTGVLQAHHRFAWPVVAPLLSSVTVIGTYLAFAVTEGRLADLPQVGVPGQALLAVGTTAGVAVLSLCLVVPVLRLGLRLRPGVRFAGAARTAVGGLAAAGAVTVGTQQVAVLVAVWLCFAGDPPGGSMVLFLLAQTVFLLPWSVLAVPMATAAYPTLAAAHSRGDTAGYHATLAPTARTVVLLACLGASALVAVCVPAAAFLVPADQSVALAAGIAGFAPGLIGYGLFAIGSRALYAAGRPRPAAGAVATGWCAAVVAALVLAVVLPDRDRVLALALANAIGMSTMGVLLVAALRRVGGGAALTGLGRATTIGATAGLAAALAGTGVTYLAGGFSTTPTVSGAVLQGMLSGATTLVVFLAVCLPLDRHDLRPLVVATIRRTRRLKGGARPSGKGTVPQ; encoded by the coding sequence ATGACCACTGCGGCGGTCGCCACCCGGGTCGCCGGCGCCGCGGCGCTGATCACGGTTCTCACCGTGGCCAGCCGGTTGGCGGGCTTCGGCCGTACCGCCGTCTTCGCCTGGTCGGTCGGACCGACCGACCTGGGCGACATCTACATGCTCGCCAACATCATCCCCAACATCGCATTCGAGATCGTCGTCGGTGGCGCGCTGGCGAGCCTCGTCGTGCCGCTGCTCGCGGGTGCGGTCGCGGCCGGTGAGCGGTCGGTCGTGTCGGCGACCACCTCGGCGTTGCTGACCTGGACGTTGAGCCTGCTGATCCCGCTCGCCGTCGTCGTCGCACTCTGCGCTGGTCCGATCGTCCGGCTGCTCGCCGACCAGGCCAGCCCGGAGCAGATCGACGCCGGGGTGCTGATGCTGCGGCTGTTCGCCCCCCAACTGCCGCTGTACGGGATCGCCGTCGTCCTCACCGGTGTCCTGCAGGCCCACCACCGCTTCGCCTGGCCGGTCGTTGCCCCGCTGCTGTCCAGCGTGACCGTGATCGGGACCTACCTGGCGTTCGCCGTCACCGAAGGCAGGCTGGCCGATCTGCCGCAGGTCGGGGTGCCCGGCCAGGCGCTGCTCGCCGTCGGAACGACCGCCGGTGTCGCGGTGCTGTCCCTGTGCCTGGTCGTCCCGGTGCTGCGGCTGGGGCTACGGCTACGGCCGGGCGTACGGTTCGCCGGCGCCGCGCGTACGGCGGTCGGTGGGCTGGCGGCGGCCGGCGCGGTCACCGTCGGCACCCAGCAGGTCGCCGTCCTGGTCGCGGTGTGGCTCTGCTTCGCCGGCGACCCGCCCGGAGGCAGCATGGTGCTGTTCCTGCTCGCCCAGACGGTGTTCCTGCTGCCCTGGTCAGTGTTGGCGGTGCCGATGGCAACCGCCGCCTACCCGACGTTGGCCGCCGCGCACAGTCGCGGTGACACCGCCGGGTACCACGCCACTCTCGCTCCGACGGCCCGCACGGTGGTGCTCCTGGCCTGTCTCGGTGCGTCCGCCCTCGTCGCGGTCTGCGTACCGGCCGCCGCGTTCCTCGTCCCGGCCGACCAGTCCGTCGCGTTGGCGGCCGGGATCGCCGGCTTCGCACCAGGTCTGATCGGCTACGGCCTGTTCGCCATCGGCTCGCGGGCGCTGTACGCCGCCGGCCGTCCCCGGCCGGCGGCCGGCGCGGTCGCCACCGGCTGGTGTGCCGCGGTCGTCGCCGCGCTGGTGCTGGCGGTGGTGCTGCCGGATCGCGACCGGGTGCTTGCTCTCGCGCTGGCCAACGCCATCGGCATGTCGACGATGGGCGTGCTGCTGGTGGCGGCGCTGCGCCGGGTAGGCGGCGGCGCGGCCCTCACCGGACTGGGCCGGGCGACCACGATCGGAGCCACGGCCGGACTCGCGGCGGCTCTCGCCGGCACGGGCGTGACATACCTGGCCGGCGGATTCTCGACCACCCCGACCGTGTCCGGCGCCGTGCTGCAGGGCATGCTGTCAGGGGCGACCACGCTGGTGGTGTTCCTCGCGGTGTGCCTGCCACTTGATCGCCACGACCTACGGCCGTTGGTCGTCGCGACGATCCGTCGGACCCGCCGACTCAAGGGCGGTGCCCGACCGAGCGGGAAGGGGACGGTACCACAGTGA
- a CDS encoding copper transporter: MINFRYHVVSLTAVFLALAIGLVVGTAALNGPVADSLSDNVNALRKDNTQLRETVNSLREEVNREEDFVTEAAPILLADKLAGRRILVVCLPSGRDHAEGVTAALDLAGATVTGRIDVQDKFVNPDNSVELLELATASARPTVPTTGLPGNSDGVETASALLASALVDRTEPPAVDPADLAAVLDAYGDAGYITVEEPVTGPAEAVVVISGQPYVDRDAAKKDAAVVTMVVQFDRVSQLVVAGTGSSDGNLISAVRSDPTLNQSISTIDNGNTTAGQTVTALATAEQFTLDQAGHYGLGAGATSLMPQRPE, translated from the coding sequence TTGATCAACTTCCGGTACCACGTGGTGTCGCTCACCGCGGTGTTTCTCGCCCTGGCGATCGGGCTGGTGGTCGGCACCGCCGCATTGAACGGCCCGGTCGCGGACTCCTTGAGTGACAACGTGAATGCTCTTCGTAAAGACAATACTCAGCTGCGGGAAACCGTCAACAGCCTGCGCGAGGAAGTCAACCGGGAAGAGGACTTCGTCACCGAGGCCGCGCCGATCCTGCTGGCGGACAAGCTCGCCGGGCGTCGGATCCTGGTGGTCTGCCTGCCCAGCGGACGTGATCACGCCGAAGGTGTGACCGCGGCGCTCGATCTTGCCGGAGCGACCGTGACCGGTCGTATCGACGTCCAGGACAAGTTCGTGAACCCGGACAACAGCGTCGAGTTGTTGGAACTCGCGACCGCCTCGGCCCGGCCCACCGTGCCCACCACCGGGTTGCCCGGCAACAGCGACGGCGTGGAAACCGCCAGCGCCCTGCTGGCCAGCGCGCTGGTCGACCGTACCGAGCCGCCGGCGGTCGATCCGGCGGACCTGGCAGCGGTCCTCGACGCGTACGGCGACGCCGGCTACATCACGGTCGAAGAGCCGGTCACCGGGCCGGCCGAGGCCGTGGTGGTGATCAGCGGACAGCCGTACGTCGACCGGGACGCGGCGAAGAAGGACGCCGCAGTGGTGACCATGGTCGTGCAGTTCGACCGGGTCAGTCAGCTCGTCGTCGCCGGTACCGGGTCCAGTGACGGCAATCTGATCTCCGCGGTGCGCAGCGACCCGACGTTGAACCAGTCGATCTCCACGATCGACAACGGCAACACCACCGCCGGGCAGACCGTCACGGCGCTGGCCACGGCCGAGCAGTTCACCCTGGACCAGGCAGGTCACTACGGGCTTGGCGCCGGTGCCACGTCGCTGATGCCGCAACGCCCCGAGTAA
- the steA gene encoding putative cytokinetic ring protein SteA translates to MRLPTLRRARATEPGTIAGPARLDRRTKRLAGRLRPGDIAVIDHVDLDRVAADSLVAVGVAAVLNAKPSVSGRYPNLGPEVLVQAGIPLVDGLGEAVFEKIREGDTVRVDGATVLVGEEQVAAGVRQDADSVAKSMAEAREGLSVQLEAFAANTMEYLKQERDLLLDGVGVPDIETRIARRHCLIVVRGYDYKADLDVLRPYIREFKPVLIGVDGGADALVEAGYTPDMIIGDMDSVTDDVLRCGAEVVVHAYRDGRAPGMDRVRELGVEALTFPAAATSEDLAMLLADEKGASLIVAVGTHATLVEFLDKGRGGMASTFLTRLKVGGKLVDAKGVSRLYRQNISGSSLLLLVLSAIAAMASAVAVSTVGQAYLGVASEWWDNFVFQLGQLF, encoded by the coding sequence ATGCGTCTACCCACTTTACGCCGGGCCCGCGCCACCGAGCCCGGGACCATTGCCGGGCCCGCGCGGCTCGACCGCCGGACGAAGCGTCTGGCCGGTCGACTCCGGCCCGGCGACATCGCTGTCATCGATCACGTCGATCTGGACCGGGTGGCGGCGGATTCGCTGGTCGCGGTCGGAGTGGCCGCGGTTCTCAACGCCAAGCCGTCGGTCTCGGGCCGGTATCCGAACCTTGGGCCCGAGGTGCTCGTCCAAGCGGGTATCCCACTGGTCGACGGACTCGGCGAGGCTGTGTTCGAGAAGATCCGCGAGGGTGACACGGTGCGCGTCGACGGCGCGACGGTGCTGGTCGGCGAGGAGCAGGTGGCCGCCGGGGTCCGGCAGGACGCCGATTCGGTGGCCAAGTCGATGGCCGAGGCCAGGGAGGGCCTGTCGGTCCAACTGGAAGCCTTCGCCGCGAACACGATGGAGTACCTCAAGCAGGAGCGGGACCTGCTTCTCGACGGTGTCGGCGTGCCGGACATCGAAACCCGGATCGCACGCCGGCACTGCCTGATCGTGGTCCGTGGCTACGACTACAAGGCCGACCTGGATGTGCTGCGGCCCTACATCCGGGAGTTCAAGCCGGTGCTGATCGGTGTCGACGGAGGCGCGGACGCCCTGGTCGAGGCCGGGTACACCCCTGACATGATCATCGGTGACATGGATTCGGTCACCGACGACGTGTTGCGCTGTGGCGCCGAGGTCGTGGTGCACGCCTACCGGGACGGCCGGGCACCGGGCATGGACCGCGTCCGTGAGCTGGGGGTGGAGGCATTGACCTTCCCCGCGGCCGCGACGAGCGAGGATCTGGCGATGCTGCTGGCGGATGAGAAGGGCGCTTCGTTGATCGTCGCGGTCGGCACGCACGCCACGCTCGTCGAGTTCCTCGACAAGGGCCGCGGCGGGATGGCGTCCACGTTCCTGACCCGGCTCAAGGTGGGCGGTAAACTGGTCGACGCCAAAGGGGTCAGCCGGCTGTACCGGCAGAACATCTCTGGATCGTCGCTGCTGTTGCTCGTGTTGTCCGCCATCGCCGCGATGGCCTCGGCTGTCGCGGTCTCCACGGTAGGCCAGGCCTATCTCGGGGTTGCGTCCGAATGGTGGGATAATTTCGTGTTCCAGCTAGGGCAGCTTTTCTAG
- the recN gene encoding DNA repair protein RecN: MLEELRITGLGVIEDTTLPLTRGMNVITGETGAGKTMVVTGLGLLLGGRADASRVRADPGRAIVEGRLRLTGRVGAVVNGRVADAGAEPDDDGVLLVSRTVTAEGRSRAYVGGRSVPVSVLGEIGDQVVAVHGQSDQLRLLRPAEQRASLDRFAGAEHEKLLDGMREVYGRWRQVSDDLADRRSNARQRHQEADLLRLGLDEITRVDPQPGEEDDLKAEAQRLEHAEGLRTAAQLAVLNLAGGTEPTDETPDATGLLGTARRALEAQAGVDRVLGELAARVAEAATLVGDVAAELSGYLAALDADPQRLQVVHERRMALRGLTRKYADDVDGVIAWAQRAQSRLAELDGSDDLLDELDRERARLADEVVELAGRVSSARRQAAVRFAEQVSVELAGLAMPHARVEVVVLARAVGRGDPTVTVDGVEAGVGPDGADEVELRLLAHPGAPALPLQRGASGGELSRVMLAIEVVFAGAGGPPTLVFDEVDAGVGGQAAVEIGRRLARLARSHQVLVVTHLPQVAAFADRHLVVAKDTGGAVTTSGVRVVEDTDRARELARMLAGLPDSDLGIAHAEELLAVAARERRG; the protein is encoded by the coding sequence GTGCTGGAAGAACTGCGCATCACCGGGCTGGGCGTCATCGAGGACACCACGCTGCCGCTGACCCGCGGTATGAATGTGATCACCGGTGAGACCGGGGCCGGTAAGACGATGGTGGTGACCGGGCTCGGCCTGCTTCTCGGTGGCCGGGCGGACGCCAGCCGGGTACGGGCCGACCCTGGTCGGGCCATCGTGGAAGGCCGGCTGCGGCTGACCGGTCGGGTCGGGGCCGTCGTGAACGGGCGGGTCGCCGACGCGGGGGCGGAGCCCGATGACGACGGGGTCCTGCTGGTCAGCCGGACGGTCACCGCGGAGGGACGCTCCCGGGCATACGTTGGTGGCCGCAGCGTCCCGGTGTCCGTGCTCGGGGAGATCGGTGACCAGGTGGTCGCCGTGCACGGGCAGTCGGACCAGTTGCGGCTGCTGCGGCCGGCGGAGCAGCGGGCGTCGCTGGACCGGTTCGCCGGGGCGGAGCACGAGAAGCTACTCGACGGCATGCGGGAGGTGTACGGCCGCTGGCGGCAGGTCAGCGACGATCTGGCCGACCGGCGGAGCAACGCCCGCCAGCGGCACCAGGAGGCCGACCTGCTCCGGCTGGGGCTCGACGAGATCACCCGGGTCGATCCGCAGCCGGGTGAGGAGGACGATCTCAAAGCCGAGGCGCAGCGCTTGGAGCACGCCGAGGGTCTGCGTACCGCCGCGCAGTTGGCGGTGCTCAACCTCGCCGGTGGTACGGAGCCGACTGATGAGACGCCGGATGCGACCGGCCTGCTCGGGACCGCCCGTCGCGCGTTGGAGGCGCAGGCCGGGGTGGACCGGGTGCTGGGCGAGTTGGCCGCCCGGGTGGCCGAGGCGGCGACCCTGGTTGGCGACGTCGCCGCGGAACTGTCCGGCTACCTGGCGGCTCTCGACGCCGATCCGCAACGGCTGCAGGTCGTACACGAGCGCCGGATGGCGCTGCGGGGTCTGACCCGCAAGTACGCCGACGACGTCGACGGGGTGATCGCCTGGGCGCAGCGGGCCCAGTCACGCCTGGCCGAGCTGGACGGCTCCGACGACCTGCTCGACGAGTTGGACCGGGAGCGGGCACGGCTCGCGGACGAGGTCGTGGAGCTGGCGGGCCGGGTGTCGAGCGCCCGCCGGCAGGCGGCGGTCCGCTTCGCCGAACAGGTCAGTGTGGAGCTCGCCGGGCTGGCCATGCCACATGCGCGGGTCGAGGTGGTGGTGTTGGCGCGGGCGGTAGGTCGGGGTGATCCGACGGTGACGGTGGACGGGGTGGAGGCCGGCGTCGGCCCGGACGGCGCGGACGAGGTGGAGCTGCGGTTGCTGGCGCATCCGGGGGCGCCGGCGTTGCCGCTGCAGCGGGGTGCGAGCGGTGGTGAACTGTCCCGGGTCATGCTGGCCATCGAAGTGGTGTTCGCCGGTGCGGGCGGGCCGCCCACGCTGGTGTTCGACGAGGTGGATGCTGGTGTCGGCGGTCAGGCGGCGGTGGAGATCGGCCGGCGGCTGGCCCGGCTGGCCCGTAGCCACCAGGTGCTGGTGGTGACGCATCTGCCGCAGGTGGCAGCGTTCGCCGACCGGCATCTCGTGGTCGCCAAGGACACCGGCGGTGCCGTCACGACCAGCGGCGTCCGAGTGGTCGAGGACACCGACCGGGCCCGGGAACTGGCACGGATGCTCGCTGGCCTGCCCGACTCGGATCTGGGGATCGCACACGCGGAGGAGCTACTCGCCGTCGCCGCCCGCGAACGGCGTGGCTGA
- a CDS encoding NAD kinase — protein sequence MNATVSGDIAPQSTRAALLVTHTGRRRSTDHARTVAADLIEAGFEVRVVAEEAEDLDLPGVHPIGGPAAADGVEIVFALGGDGTFLRAAELARPAKAPLLGINLGKVGFLAEAEIGDLDRAVRQVVAREYTVDERLTLDVRAELEHGVTIDSWALNEISVEKGQRAQMLELMVDVDGRPLSRYGADGVVCATPTGSTAYAFSAGGPVVWPEVEALLLVPISAHALFSRPLVTAPSSTFVITVDPYTTFAVLCCDGRRVYDLPPGARVTVRRGDQPVRVVRLHPRPFTDRLVAKFDLPVNGWRGNRR from the coding sequence GTGAACGCGACAGTCTCGGGTGATATCGCCCCGCAGAGCACCAGGGCCGCGTTGCTGGTGACTCACACCGGCCGGCGGCGCAGCACCGACCACGCCCGTACCGTCGCGGCCGACCTCATCGAGGCCGGCTTCGAGGTCCGGGTGGTCGCGGAGGAGGCCGAGGACCTGGACCTGCCGGGGGTGCATCCGATCGGCGGCCCGGCTGCGGCGGACGGGGTGGAGATCGTCTTCGCCCTCGGCGGCGACGGCACCTTCCTGCGTGCTGCTGAACTCGCCCGGCCGGCGAAGGCGCCGCTGCTGGGCATCAATCTCGGGAAGGTCGGTTTCCTCGCCGAGGCGGAGATCGGCGACCTGGACCGGGCGGTTCGTCAGGTCGTGGCCCGCGAGTATACGGTGGATGAACGACTGACCCTGGACGTACGCGCCGAGTTGGAACACGGGGTGACCATCGACTCCTGGGCGCTGAACGAGATCAGCGTCGAGAAGGGCCAGCGCGCCCAGATGCTGGAGCTGATGGTCGACGTCGACGGCCGGCCGTTGTCGCGCTACGGCGCCGACGGTGTGGTCTGCGCCACCCCGACCGGGTCCACCGCGTACGCGTTCTCGGCCGGCGGTCCGGTGGTGTGGCCGGAGGTCGAGGCACTGCTGCTGGTGCCGATCAGCGCGCACGCGTTGTTCAGCCGGCCGCTGGTGACGGCGCCGAGTTCCACGTTCGTGATCACTGTCGACCCGTACACCACCTTCGCGGTGCTCTGTTGCGACGGGCGGCGGGTCTACGACCTGCCACCTGGTGCGCGGGTGACGGTCCGTCGGGGCGATCAGCCGGTACGGGTGGTCCGACTACATCCGCGTCCGTTCACCGACCGGCTGGTCGCGAAGTTCGACCTACCGGTCAACGGTTGGCGGGGCAACCGCCGCTGA
- a CDS encoding TlyA family RNA methyltransferase, giving the protein MARRNRLDVELVRRRLARSREQAAELIEAGRVEVRGVAAVKAAAMVDPADAVRVLGDDPVEAYVSRGAHKLIGALDSTEVAVAGRRCLDAGASTGGFTDVLLRRDAAEVVAVDVGYGQLAWSLRSDPRVRVHERTNVRNLTADQISGSVELTVADLSFISLRVVLPALVACTAPDGDLLLMVKPQFEVGRERVGSGGVVRDQQLRAEAVLEVADAGAQLGLGVAAVVASPLPGPRGNVEFFVWFRAGAPAVDPLRVRAIVDAGPATKEGGTR; this is encoded by the coding sequence ATGGCCCGCCGCAACCGTCTTGACGTCGAGCTGGTACGCCGCAGACTGGCACGATCGCGGGAACAGGCCGCCGAGTTGATCGAAGCGGGCCGGGTGGAGGTTCGCGGTGTCGCCGCGGTGAAAGCCGCCGCGATGGTCGACCCGGCGGACGCGGTCCGGGTACTCGGCGACGACCCCGTCGAGGCATACGTGTCGCGGGGCGCGCACAAGCTCATCGGCGCACTGGACAGCACCGAGGTGGCGGTCGCCGGCCGTCGGTGTCTCGACGCCGGTGCGTCGACCGGTGGTTTCACCGATGTGCTGCTGCGTCGTGACGCCGCCGAGGTCGTCGCGGTCGATGTCGGCTACGGGCAACTGGCCTGGTCGCTGCGCAGCGATCCACGGGTACGGGTACACGAACGGACCAACGTCCGTAACCTCACAGCGGACCAGATCAGTGGATCGGTCGAGCTGACGGTGGCGGATCTGTCGTTCATCTCGCTACGGGTGGTGTTGCCGGCGCTGGTCGCGTGTACGGCACCCGACGGCGACCTGCTGCTGATGGTCAAGCCCCAGTTCGAGGTCGGCCGCGAACGGGTCGGCTCGGGAGGCGTGGTGCGCGATCAGCAACTGCGCGCCGAAGCGGTGCTGGAGGTGGCCGACGCCGGTGCGCAGCTGGGACTTGGCGTGGCAGCGGTGGTAGCCAGTCCGCTGCCCGGCCCACGGGGCAATGTCGAGTTCTTCGTCTGGTTCCGGGCCGGGGCACCGGCCGTCGATCCCCTGCGGGTCAGGGCTATCGTCGACGCCGGTCCGGCCACGAAGGAAGGTGGAACGCGGTGA
- a CDS encoding phasin family protein, which produces MRDAWRAYLELALGLTEASRKKAERTARSLVGKGGATAVQLQTVAEDLLSAGTANREALTRLVRVEVDRALGAVGLAKADEIAALRERLGRLEQDLEQARVQTAAATAAAATAESAIPVSAAVESAVPGTPPLAAASPDAVPQPAPKKAVAKKAVAKKAVAKKAVANKKAVGLGDPLAGA; this is translated from the coding sequence ATGCGTGACGCGTGGCGGGCATACCTGGAACTGGCCCTCGGCCTGACCGAGGCGTCCCGGAAGAAGGCCGAGCGGACTGCCCGGTCACTGGTCGGAAAGGGCGGTGCCACCGCCGTACAACTGCAGACGGTGGCGGAGGATCTGTTGTCGGCCGGCACCGCCAACCGGGAGGCACTCACCCGGTTGGTCCGCGTGGAGGTCGACCGGGCGCTCGGCGCGGTGGGACTCGCGAAGGCCGATGAGATCGCCGCGCTGCGTGAGCGGCTCGGGCGCCTCGAGCAGGACCTGGAGCAGGCGCGCGTGCAGACGGCCGCTGCGACCGCGGCCGCCGCCACCGCGGAATCGGCCATTCCGGTGTCCGCCGCCGTCGAATCCGCCGTGCCCGGGACGCCTCCGCTGGCTGCCGCATCACCGGACGCCGTGCCGCAGCCCGCACCCAAGAAGGCGGTGGCGAAGAAAGCTGTCGCGAAAAAGGCGGTGGCGAAGAAAGCCGTCGCGAACAAGAAAGCCGTCGGGCTCGGTGACCCGTTGGCGGGTGCGTGA
- a CDS encoding SCP2 sterol-binding domain-containing protein, giving the protein MASVDECRQALHELAVKLSTNADDVRDRVNLDRTLACRITDLGAAFHGRLTDGRLIDIADGDDPKAKIAMSIGSDDLLALVRGELDAGKALASRRLSISANPFDLLKLRKLL; this is encoded by the coding sequence ATGGCCAGCGTCGACGAGTGCCGACAGGCACTGCACGAGCTCGCCGTGAAGCTCTCGACCAACGCCGACGATGTGCGTGATCGGGTCAACCTGGACCGCACCCTTGCCTGCCGGATCACCGACCTGGGTGCCGCCTTCCACGGACGGCTGACTGACGGACGCCTCATCGACATCGCCGACGGCGACGACCCAAAGGCGAAGATCGCGATGAGCATCGGCAGCGATGATCTACTCGCCTTGGTCCGTGGCGAACTCGACGCGGGCAAGGCCCTCGCCAGCCGCCGGCTGTCGATCAGCGCCAACCCGTTCGACCTACTCAAGCTACGCAAGTTGCTCTGA
- a CDS encoding HAD-IIA family hydrolase: MTSVGPVATRCGLTAEYDLVIFDLDGVIYLIDRPVDGAVEAVDRLLRMGLPVAYATNNASRRAADVAGLLSGMGVPATAEQVLTSAGATASVLAEQYGPGAKVLVVGAQALRDEVSAAGLSLVGGADDKPAVVVQGYGPQVGWSDLAEASVAIRAGADWVATNTDRTLPSGRGPLPGNGSLVAALRTALDRDPDQIVGKPAPGLFVTAARRSESERPLVVGDRLDTDIEGANRAGMASLLVLTGISDASELLSAPPARRPTYVAADLSGLFDPEAARPIVASGAAAGSTWQVHGDDDGGLVLDGAGGTALDALRLLCRTAWQGEAGAVIRAASGDAGSALAELGLG, from the coding sequence GTGACCTCGGTCGGCCCGGTGGCGACCCGGTGTGGGCTCACCGCCGAGTACGACCTGGTCATCTTCGACCTCGACGGGGTGATTTATCTGATAGACCGGCCGGTCGATGGGGCAGTCGAAGCTGTCGACCGGTTGCTGCGCATGGGCCTGCCGGTGGCGTATGCCACGAACAATGCGTCCCGGCGGGCGGCGGATGTCGCTGGGCTGTTGTCTGGCATGGGTGTGCCCGCAACCGCCGAGCAGGTGCTGACATCGGCCGGTGCCACCGCGTCGGTACTCGCCGAGCAGTACGGGCCGGGTGCGAAGGTACTCGTCGTCGGGGCGCAGGCGCTGCGCGACGAGGTGTCGGCCGCTGGCCTTTCCTTGGTCGGCGGTGCCGACGACAAGCCTGCCGTGGTCGTGCAGGGGTACGGGCCGCAGGTGGGATGGTCGGATCTGGCGGAGGCATCGGTGGCGATCCGCGCCGGTGCCGACTGGGTTGCCACCAACACCGACCGTACGTTGCCCAGCGGCCGTGGTCCGCTGCCGGGCAACGGTTCCCTGGTCGCCGCCCTGCGGACCGCGCTGGACCGGGATCCGGACCAGATCGTCGGCAAGCCCGCGCCTGGTTTGTTCGTCACCGCGGCGCGGCGTTCCGAGTCCGAGCGCCCGTTGGTCGTCGGTGACCGGTTGGACACCGATATCGAGGGTGCCAACCGGGCTGGGATGGCCAGCTTGCTCGTGCTCACCGGGATCAGCGATGCCAGTGAGTTGCTGTCGGCGCCGCCAGCGCGTCGACCGACGTACGTTGCCGCCGACCTCAGCGGGCTCTTCGATCCTGAGGCCGCGCGACCGATCGTGGCGAGTGGCGCGGCTGCCGGATCGACCTGGCAGGTCCACGGCGACGACGATGGCGGACTCGTCCTCGACGGCGCCGGAGGTACCGCGCTGGACGCATTGCGGCTGCTGTGCCGAACGGCCTGGCAGGGGGAGGCCGGAGCAGTGATTCGAGCTGCCTCGGGCGATGCCGGATCGGCGCTGGCCGAACTCGGACTGGGTTGA
- a CDS encoding tetratricopeptide repeat protein, whose amino-acid sequence MSRHLVAAGQLLDEEPESALAHALAARRLASRIAPVREAVGLAAYRAGEWQTAVSELRAYHRMTGRQTHLAVLADCERALGRPERAIDIYRGADRDALGPETAIELLMVAAGARGDLGQPAAAVAMLQVRELAADAKQPWTGRLRYAYADALLSAGRKDEAREWFARAAEADEDGATDAVERLLELDGVVLTGDDIEPTDAEGADADADEAAVVVTDSGPTEPEQADDGDDSVGRPQATGPAEQQQQPAAAEVAAAEVADPVEQRDEDGTR is encoded by the coding sequence GTGTCCCGCCATCTGGTGGCGGCGGGTCAGCTCCTCGACGAGGAGCCGGAGTCGGCGCTCGCGCACGCCCTGGCTGCGCGTCGTCTCGCCTCACGCATCGCTCCGGTGCGGGAGGCTGTCGGGTTGGCGGCCTACCGGGCGGGGGAGTGGCAGACCGCTGTCTCCGAGCTGCGGGCGTACCACCGGATGACCGGACGGCAGACGCACCTCGCGGTGCTGGCTGATTGTGAACGGGCGTTGGGCCGGCCCGAGCGCGCTATCGACATCTATCGTGGTGCTGATCGTGATGCTCTGGGTCCGGAGACAGCGATCGAGCTGCTGATGGTCGCTGCGGGGGCGCGGGGAGACCTGGGCCAGCCAGCCGCTGCGGTGGCGATGCTGCAGGTGCGGGAACTGGCTGCGGATGCCAAGCAGCCGTGGACCGGCCGGCTCCGCTACGCCTACGCGGACGCGCTGCTCAGCGCCGGCCGCAAGGACGAGGCGCGGGAATGGTTCGCACGGGCGGCGGAGGCAGACGAGGACGGTGCCACCGACGCCGTCGAGCGGTTGCTCGAGTTGGACGGCGTCGTGCTCACCGGTGACGACATCGAACCGACCGACGCCGAGGGCGCCGACGCCGACGCCGACGAAGCAGCGGTAGTGGTGACCGACTCCGGACCGACCGAGCCGGAGCAGGCCGACGACGGAGACGACAGCGTCGGTCGACCGCAGGCCACCGGACCGGCGGAGCAGCAGCAGCAGCCGGCTGCGGCGGAGGTGGCTGCGGCGGAGGTGGCCGACCCGGTAGAGCAGCGCGACGAGGACGGGACACGGTGA